CGCTGTTAGAGCATAGAATTTAGACCGCTGCGCTATTAGAATTTAGACCGCTACGCTAGGAGAAATTAGATTGCAGTGCCAGTTCTCTGTGTGCCTCCGAGTTCTCGAAGCCAGAGTTTACGATGGCTGTACTCTGTGTTGAAGCAAAAGGGTCGCTATGCTCCAGAGTTAAGATCGCTGCGCTGTTAGATTTTAGACCGCTTCGCTATTAGAAGTTAGACCGCTTCGCTGTTAGAATGCATTACAATTGTGAGAGCGCTAGCCCTTTCTTACTTTCGGGCTTAAATCCGAATGATGCGCATTTTTAAAGCTTTCCTACTCTTCATTATAAGTACTTCAATTTGGGCTCAGGACTCCACCTTAACTATTGGCCTTAAACCCACACCGCCTTTTATAGTGCAAGAGGGTTCAGGTAGACCGGCAGGTTTGAGTTATCGCTTTTGGGAGCTTATTGATGATCAAGTGCCTGCGCGAGTGCAGTACCGCTGGTACGATGATATGGAGGGTATGTTGGAGGCTCTGGCCCGCGGAGAGGTGGATTTATCCATAAATCCCGTTACTGTTACCGAGCAGCGAATGGATAGCCTGGATTTTTCGCAACCCTACTTTATCTCTGGTACAGCCATGGTCCGCCGTTCGGAAAGCAGTTGGATGGTATTCCTGGAGAATTTTTTTAGTCGGCAGTTCTTTTCTGCAATCGCCATTTTACTGGGTGTGATTTTACTCTTCGGAACCTTAGTGTGGTTCTTCGAACGTCGGCATCCTGAGGGCGTACAATTCCGGAAAAACTGGCGGGGTATATTCGATGGTTTTTGGTGGAGTGCCGTTACCATGACTACCGTGGGCTATGGGGATAAATCGCCCGAAACCAGTGGTGGTAGAACCATCGCTTTTATTTGGATGTTTACGGCCATACTACTCATCTCAGGTTTAACCGCCGGGGTGGCCTCTGCCTTAACGGTGAAAAGCATGGAAAGTAAAATTGAAAGCATTGAAGATTTAAGACGCTTTAAAACCGGGACCATCGATGCAACCGGAACTGCAGAGTATCTCGGGAATTATGGTTTGCCGGATAATTATTATGCCAGTGTAGAAGAGGGCTTTGAGGCTTTGCGAAAGGAAGAGATTGACATTTTTGTTTTTGATCGCCCGGTATTGCGTTTCTATTTGGAGAAAAGTGATAATCAAGACTTGGTATTAGACAGCCGAAATTTGAAGACCGACTATTACAGTTTTACCTATCCTAAGGGGAGTCCTTTACGAGAGGCCCTAGACCCTAAAATTGTGAGAGCCTTAAAGTCGGATTCCTGGAATTTCATTTTGCGCAAAGCCAGCAAGGGACAGGATTAGAAATAAAAGAATTCAGAATAAACAAATTGAAGATGAAAAAGCAAGTACTTAGTTTAGGGCTAATAGCCTTGATGGGCATGCAGGCCTGTAATTCAGGAGCGGCAAATGAGGAGGGTCAAAATTCTTCAAAAGAGGAAGCGCCGCAAGAGGCTCCGGTTGATGCAGAGACCGGTGTAAGCCTCGAGCCTCTTTGGGAAACCGATATGTGGTATCCTACCAATGAGTCGGTTTTATTGGATGAAAGTCAGGGTCTTTTGTATGTGAGCTGCATTGCGGGCAATCCGACCGATAAAGACGGCAAGGGTCATATTGCTCGTCTTAACTTGGATGGCACTATTATAGATTCAGCCTGGGCTCAGGGCTATAATGCCCCAAAGGGAATGTGTATTAGTAATGGGCGTTTGTATTTTACGGATATCGACCGCATAGTTTCGGTGTCCCTCGCAAATCCAAAGGACGAATTGATCTTTCCCGTGCCGGGATCTACTTTCTTAAATGATATCACCCCAGGATTAAATGGAGTGTATTTTTCGGATATGAATACGGGTAAATTGCAGTATCTAGAGCAAGGTGTGGTGCATACTTTGAATGAGGATTTGACCGGTATTAATGGATTGAGCTTCTTCGAAAATGAGCTTTATGCGCTAACGGAGCAAGGTCTTTTGCGTCTGTCATTGGGTGGTGAAGTATTGGAAACCATTAATTCAGAATTAACTGGCGGCGATGGTTTGGTGCCTTTGGGTTCCAATCGTTTTATTGCCAGCAGATGGCAGGGTGAGGTTTGGTATCTAAATGGGGGACAGTCGACCAAATTATTGGATAGCAAAGCTGAGGAACTGCAAACTGCGGATATTGGCTATAATGCTGCTGATCAGGTTTTATATGTACCTCGCTTTTTTGGGAATAAGGTTTCGGCTTTTAAAATGCATTAACATGTGTTAAAAGCCAGTAAATAATCCCTTTAGTGTTCTTATTTAAAGGTAGTTAATAATCATTATAATAATAATGCGATAATTATTATTAGTTCAAATTAAATAGGAAAAGATGATAAGCCCCTAATAATGAGCATGATTTGTTTTAAGCATGATATTCTATTATTGAATTTCTAATGGTGCAACTTGCTTAACGTGTTTTTTTAATGTGATAAATAAACATCTTGATAGATGTAAAAAATCACATTAAAATGAAAAAACTTATCCTATTTCTGCTCGTATTTATTTTCGCTATTCAGTTAAAGTCTCAAGTGGCCTGTTCGGGCTTTTTTCCTGATTCATCCGGATTGGTTAGTGGTAGCCCTGAAGCTCTTAATTGCCAAAGCTTAAGCGTTGATTATCAGGGTAAGTATCGCTTACAACAGAGCTTTATTAGCAATAATACCACTGCAACTAAAACCGTAAAGGTGGCTATTCATGTTTGGCAAGATCATAGTGGTGGTGGGAATTGGCAAAATACCCCTGCAGATATTCAGGTGCTGAGCTCCTTTATAGATATTGCTAGTAATCAATTTTTTGGA
The Croceimicrobium hydrocarbonivorans genome window above contains:
- a CDS encoding transporter substrate-binding domain-containing protein; protein product: MMRIFKAFLLFIISTSIWAQDSTLTIGLKPTPPFIVQEGSGRPAGLSYRFWELIDDQVPARVQYRWYDDMEGMLEALARGEVDLSINPVTVTEQRMDSLDFSQPYFISGTAMVRRSESSWMVFLENFFSRQFFSAIAILLGVILLFGTLVWFFERRHPEGVQFRKNWRGIFDGFWWSAVTMTTVGYGDKSPETSGGRTIAFIWMFTAILLISGLTAGVASALTVKSMESKIESIEDLRRFKTGTIDATGTAEYLGNYGLPDNYYASVEEGFEALRKEEIDIFVFDRPVLRFYLEKSDNQDLVLDSRNLKTDYYSFTYPKGSPLREALDPKIVRALKSDSWNFILRKASKGQD
- a CDS encoding SMP-30/gluconolactonase/LRE family protein — its product is MKKQVLSLGLIALMGMQACNSGAANEEGQNSSKEEAPQEAPVDAETGVSLEPLWETDMWYPTNESVLLDESQGLLYVSCIAGNPTDKDGKGHIARLNLDGTIIDSAWAQGYNAPKGMCISNGRLYFTDIDRIVSVSLANPKDELIFPVPGSTFLNDITPGLNGVYFSDMNTGKLQYLEQGVVHTLNEDLTGINGLSFFENELYALTEQGLLRLSLGGEVLETINSELTGGDGLVPLGSNRFIASRWQGEVWYLNGGQSTKLLDSKAEELQTADIGYNAADQVLYVPRFFGNKVSAFKMH